A region of the Armatimonadota bacterium genome:
TGTACTTCGACACGAGATCGAGGTCTACAACGCTCATTCTTTCATCTCCTCTGATGAGTTGTATTGTGCCGTCGCCATTGACGGCGCTTCGACTACGGTCGGGTCTTGCTCATGCGCAGGATCGTGCGGCCCTCCTCAAACGTATAGTCCATCATGTCGAGCACTCGGTCCATGATGAACCGCCCGAATCCGCCGCTCGCCTTCTCCACATCCCTCGGATACTTGACCGTAGTGTCGAAACCCGCTCCCTGGTAGACCATTTCGAGCTTCATGACCTTCGGGGTCGTGAGGTCAATGTACACGGTCGCGCTGCCCTGCTGACCGTACTTCACCGCGTTGCTGAATGCCTCGCCGACCGCCAGTTCGACATCCCCGATGGCAATCGGATCGTCGAGCGCGGCCGATGCGAGACAGGCAACGACCCTGCGAACCCGGGAACACTCGGCCGGGTTCAACGGGACCTTGATCTCGATTTTCGGGCCGGTACCGGGGTCCATCGAGTCTCCACAGGAGCTTCAGCCCTGAACCGATTTCGATCGGGCTTTCTTTCTCTTTCGCAGGATTGCGGGGAAATCCTCTAAGGAATCCGGAATTCCCTGCCGATAATCTCTGGTGAAAGCAACATCTTATTCTCCTTTCCGGAATTGCCCCGGTCCGCGACGGATCGGGGTTTCTTTTTTCGGTGGAGCCTGAGAAGCCATGCCCCCTGAGGATGCCGCCGCCGTCTGCCGAGATAGTCATTAGGCGGCCCGAAGTTCGGGCGAGGAGGAGACTGCATGAAGGGGCCGATTCTGAGAATGGCGATCCTGTGCGGAGCCCTGGCGGCGACGGCGATCTGCCCGGCGGCCGCTGAGAGTTGGGACTCCGCAATCTACACCGGGCTGACGTCCGTGAGTTGGTCCCTGGAGGGCGACACGTTCGTCTGGACGCTGGCGAACGAGAGCGGCCGCGGCATGGACGTCTATGACGACTATGACATCTTAGTCTGGAGTGTGACGCCCTGTCGGGTGCGTGAGCCGCTATCCTGGACTGCGCCCGAAGGCTGGGATTGGGACGGGAGGCGGATGAAGTTGGCGGCGGAGTCAGGGAAATATTACAGCCCGTACGCGATCGGCCCCGGACAGAGCCTGACGTTCACCTATCGTCCTGACCCGGATGGGAAGTACGTCAACACGTCCGGCCCGCAGGATTCGGGCATGCTCTTCACCGTCCACGTCGGCGCCGTCGTGCCCTACTCGGGGACGC
Encoded here:
- a CDS encoding ATP-binding protein, which translates into the protein MDPGTGPKIEIKVPLNPAECSRVRRVVACLASAALDDPIAIGDVELAVGEAFSNAVKYGQQGSATVYIDLTTPKVMKLEMVYQGAGFDTTVKYPRDVEKASGGFGRFIMDRVLDMMDYTFEEGRTILRMSKTRP